One Platichthys flesus chromosome 14, fPlaFle2.1, whole genome shotgun sequence genomic region harbors:
- the ro60 gene encoding 60 kDa SS-A/Ro ribonucleoprotein, whose protein sequence is MEPSGSTTAASSSNHAQNSTGGGGCPWEISDKVKLCRFLCYASEGDVYTAREEGRVSMENAETLLSLLEQGRGAEVVEEIKRFAQDGRAVRLDASFFALALCSQYSELKTRQAAFKAVKEVCRNPAHLFSFIQYKKELKEGMKCGIWGRALRKAVSDWYNEQDAMSLAAAVTKCKQREGWTHQDLLRLSHTKPANEAITLISKYVTKGWKEVQAAYAHRENPEEVVKVLSYLEVVEKVKHSCDETEVINLIEEHKLEREQLLTDHLKSKQIWRALLKEMPLQSLLRILGKMTSNKILETGGSETQAVCDRIQDEASLKKAKIHPFSILLASENYKRGQGYQGKTKWTPDGSILKAMDAAFYTSFVNVEPVGKRFVVAVDVSTSLSSIVPGTSISTAVAAAAITMIFARTEVDTQVLAYSEGAVVPCTVSADMTLAQATVELVKIPGGSTDCTLPVTWATENGKSVDVFVILTNNPLWTFAASPVESLQKHREKSGTQSKLVMCGLTSIGHTLSNTDDGGFLSVCGFDLGALSVIRNLAQDLI, encoded by the exons ATGGAACCATCGGGGAGTACTACGGCAGCCTCATCGAGCAACCATGCCCAGAACTCAACAGGTGGCGGTGGCTGTCCATGGGAGATCAGCGATAAGGTCAAACTGTGCCGGTTCCTCTGCTATGCCTCGGAAGGAGACGTATACACGGCCCGGGAGGAGGGTCGTGTCAGCATGGAGAACGCTGAaaccctcctctccctgctggaGCAGGGCCGGGGGgctgaggtggtggaggagatcaAGAGGTTCGCTCAGGACGGCAGAGCTGTCAGACTCGACGCCTCCTTCTTTGCCTTGGCCCTGTGCTCCCAGTATTCCGAGCTGAAGACGAGGCAGGCAGCGTTTAAAGCTGTGAAGGAAGTGTGTCGGAACCCTGCCcacctgttttctttcattcagtATAAGAAGGAACTGAAAGAGGGCATGAAGTGTGGGATTTGGGGACGCGCCCTGAGGAAGGCGGTGTCCGACTGGTATAACGAGCAGGACGCCATGAGTCTGGCTGCGGCTGTAACCAAatgtaaacagagagagggatggacgCACCAGGATCTGCTTCGGCTCTCTCACACCAAACCAGCTAATGAAG CAATTACTTTGATCAGCAAATATGTAACGAAAGGATGGAAAGAGGTCCAGGCTGCGtacgcacacagagagaacccagAGGAGGTCGTCAAAGTGCTTTCATATCTTGAAGTGGTGGAGAAGGTCAAGCACAGTTGTGATGAAACAGAGGTCATCAATTTGATAGAGGAGCACAAACTGGAGAGGGAGCAGCTCCTGACAGACCACCTGAAGTCCAAACAG ATATGGAGGGCTCTGTTGAAGGAAATGCCTCTCCAGTCGTTGCTAAGGATCTTGGGTAAGATGACATCAAACAAAATTCTTGAAACAGGAGGTTCAGAAACACAAGCTGTGTGTGACAGAATCCAGGATGAAGCGTCACTAAAAAAA GCAAAGATCCACCCTTTCAGTATACTCCTGGCTTCAGAGAACTACAAAAGAGGCCAAGGCTACCAGGGTAAAACTAAGTGGACACCAGACGGCAGCATCCTCAAAGCTATGGACGCTGCCTTTTACACTAGTTTTGTG AATGTGGAGCCTGTGGGGAAACGCTTCGTAGTGGCTGTAGATGTGAGCACGTCACTGAGCAGCATTGTCCCCGGAACGTCGATCAGCACTgctgtcgctgctgctgcaaTAACCATG ATTTTTGCAAGGACAGAGGTGGACACACAAGTGCTGGCCTACTCTGAAGGAGCTGTGGTTCCATGCACTGTGTCTGCTGACATGACTCTGGCACAAGCAACAGTTGAACTGGTGAAG ATCCCAGGTGGAAGCACAGACTGCACTCTTCCTGTCACGTGGGCCACAGAGAACGGAAAATCAGTCGATGTATTTGTTATTCTGACCAACAACCCATTGTGGACGTTTGCCGCCAGCCCAGTGGAGTCTCTACAAAAGCACAGAGAA AAATCAGGAACTCAGTCCAAGTTGGTGATGTGCGGGCTGACTTCTATTGGACACACCCTCTCAAACACAGATGACGGGGGTTTCCTAAGCGTCTGTGGCTTTGACCTTGGAGCTTTGAGCGTCATTCGCAACCTTGCCCAGGATCTAATCTGA
- the cdc73 gene encoding parafibromin, translated as MADVLSVLRQYNFQKKEIVAKGDEVIFGEFSWPKNVKTNYIIWGTGKEGQPKEYYTLDSILFLLNNVHLPHPSYVRRAATENIPVVRRPDRKGLLSYLNGDSSTSTSIDRSAPIEIGLQRPTQVKRAADEVSSEAKKPRIEDEERVRLDKERLAARLEGHKEGIVQTDQIRSLSEAMSVEKIAAIKAKIMAKKRSTIKTDLDEDITLKQRSFVDAEVDVTRDIVSRERVWRTRTTILQSTGKNFSKNIFAILQSVKAREEGRAPEQRPAQTTTQVDPSLRNKQPVPAAYNRYDQERFKGKEETEGFKIDTMGTYHGMTLKSVTEGASARKAQTPALQPVPRPVSQARPPPNQKKGSRTPIVIIPAATTSLITMLNAKDLLQDLKFITSEEKKKGGIQRDNEVLLQRRKDQIQPGGATLSVTVPYRIIDQPLKLAPQDWDRVVAVFVQGPAWQFKGWPWLLPDGSPVDIFAKIRAFHLKYDEAKIDPNVQKWDVTVLELSHHRRHLDRPVFLRFWETLDRYLVKHKAHLRF; from the exons ATGGCGGATGTGTTGAGCGTTCTTCGTCAGTACAACTTCCAGAAAAAGGAAATCGTCGCTAAAGGAGATGAAGTTATATTCGGGGAGTTCTCCTGGCCGAAAAATGTCAAGACCAACTACATAATCTGGGG TACTGGTAAAGAGGGCCAGCCCAAGGAGTACTATACCTTGGACTCTATCTTGTTCCTGCTCAACAATGTCCATCTTCCGCATCCATCCTATGTTCGAAGAGCTGCA ACAGAGAACATTCCTGTTGTCAGAAGACCTGATCGAAAGGGCTTGCTGTCGTATCTCAATGGCGATAGTT CCACATCAACGAGTATTGACAGAAGTGCACCTATAGAGATAGGTTTGCAACGGCCAACACAGG TCAAAAGAGCAGCTGATGAAGTCTCTTCTGAAGCCAAAAAGCCAAGGATTGAG GATGAGGAGCGTGTGCGTCTGGACAAGGAGCGTCTTGCTGCCCGTCTGGAGGGCCACAAGGAAGGCATCGTGCAGACTGACCAGATCAG ATCTCTGTCTGAGGCCATGTCCGTGGAGAAAATCGCTGCCATCAAAGCCAAGATTATGGCCAAGAAACGTTCCACCATCAAAACAGATCTGGATGAGGACATAACTCTGAAGCAGAGAAGCTTTGTGGATGCAGAGGTGGATGTCACCAGAGATAttgtcagcagagagagagtctgGAGGACCAGGACAACCATTCTCCAGAGCACTGGGAAG AATTTCTCCAAGAACATATTTGCCATTCTTCAGTCAGTGAAAGCCAGAGAAGAAGGCCGAGCACCAGAGCAGCGACCAGCACAGACCACAACTCAAGTG GACCCGTCCTTAAGGAACAAGCAGCCTGTCCCTGCTGCCTACAACAGATACGATCAGGAGCGATTCAAAGGAAAAGAGG AAACGGAGGGTTTCAAGATCGATACCATGGGCACCTACCACGGCATGACCCTGAAGTCAGTGACG GAAGGAGCGTCTGCTCGGAAGGCCCAGACCCCTGCACTGCAGCCTGTCCCTCGTCCTG TTTCACAAGCCAGACCTCCACCAAATCAGAAGAAAG GTTCCCGGACACCCATCGTCATCATCCCTGCTGCCACCACCTCACTCATCACAATGCTCAATGCTAAGGATCTTCTGCAGGATCTGAA GTTTATCAcatcagaagaaaagaagaagggcGGCATCCAGCGCGACAACGAGGTTCTGCTCCAGAGACGCAAAGACCAGATCCAGCCGGGCGGCGCGACACTGAGTGTGACTGTGCCGTACCGTATCATCGACCAGCCGCTCAAACTGGCTCCACAGGACTG GGATCGAGTGgtggctgtgtttgtgcagggaCCTGCCTGGCAGTTTAAGGGCTGGCCGTGGCTGCTGCCCGATGGATCTCCAGTCGACATTTTTGCCAAAA TTCGAGCCTTTCATCTCAAGTATGACGAGGCAAAGATAGACCCCAATGTGCAGAAGTGGGATGTGACCGTCCTGGAGTTGAGTCACCACAGGCGCCATCTGGACCGGCCCGTCTTCCTGCGTTTTTGGGAAACCCTCGACAG ATACTTGGTGAAACACAAAGCTCACCTCAGGTTCTAG
- the LOC133968278 gene encoding beta-1,3-galactosyltransferase 2 produces MQWRRRHCCAHTAKLLYLLSLLGVLVFLAHQVWLPRLTGMPWWRGHPVVYGSGGLQNTKTRLNMSSKHSIWRFDIVPQQTLKADANISLHEKEGVFSSRGPSSENTLAANTSQSGEGDLRGLITQGPFSYVINEQDKCVENRPAPFLVLLIATEARKVEARNAIRQTWGNESVGLDLGIIRLFMLGKNEGELGLLQQRIIEAESKRHHDIIQQDFEDSYKNLTIKTLMGMNWVAMHCQQASYVMKTDSDMFVNTEYLIYKLLRPELFPRKSYFTGNNMRGFAPNRNKNSKWYMPPELYPSEKYPTFCSGTGYVFSGDVAMKIYQASLSIPHLHLEDVYVGICLAKLRIEPTPPPNEFLFNHWRVSYSSCKYSHLITSHGFHPNELLKYWHHLQTNKHNACINEFKERGGRMHAVQRNEQNKLNN; encoded by the coding sequence ATGCAGTGGAGACGACGCCACTGCTGTGCACACACAGCTAAACTTTTGTATCTCCTTTCACTGTTGGGCGTACTGGTCTTTCTGGCCCACCAGGTGTGGCTGCCTAGGCTTACGGGTATGCCATGGTGGAGAGGCCATCCAGTTGTGTACGGAAGTGGGGgacttcaaaacacaaaaaccagaCTGAATATGAGCTCCAAACATTCAATTTGGAGGTTTGACATCGTTCCTCAGCAGACTTTGAAGGCTGACGCCAACATCAGCCTCCATGAGAAGGAAGGCGTCTTTTCTTCTCGAGGCCCAAGTTCTGAGAACACCCTGGCAGCTAACACAAGCCAAAGTGGAGAGGGAGATCTTAGAGGACTGATAACTCAAGGGCCTTTCTCTTATGTTATCAATGAGCAAGACAAATGTGTGGAAAACAGACCTGCCCCATTTCTGGTGTTACTAATAGCCACTGAGGCTCGGAAGGTGGAGGCAAGGAACGCTATACGTCAGACGTGGGGGAATGAGAGTGTCGGTCTGGATCTGGGAATCATCCGTCTGTTCATGCTGGGGAAAAATGAGGGAGAGCTAGGACTTTTACAACAAAGGATAATAGAAGCAGAGAGCAAAAGGCATCATGACATTATTCAGCAGGACTTTGAGGATTCCTACAAAAACCTGACAATTAAGACATTGATGGGAATGAACTGGGTGGCAATGCACTGCCAACAGGCCAGCTATGTCATGAAGACGGACAGTGACATGTTCGTCAACACAGAGTACCTCATTTATAAGCTTCTCAGGCCAGAGCTATTTCCCAGGAAGAGTTACTTCACAGGAAATAACATGAGAGGCTTTGCACCTAACcgaaataaaaacagcaaatggTACATGCCGCCAGAACTGTACCCAAGCGAGAAGTACCCCACCTTCTGCTCTGGGACTGGTTATGTCTTCTCTGGAGACGTGGCGATGAAGATCTACCAAGCATCGCTCAGTATCCCTCACCTGCATCTGGAGGATGTGTATGTGGGAATATGCCTAGCCAAGCTCCGGATCGAGCCCACACCACCGCCCAATGAGTTCCTATTCAACCACTGGCGGGTGTCTTACTCCAGCTGCAAGTACAGCCATCTGATAACATCACATGGGTTTCATCCAAATGAACTACTCAAATACTGGCATCACCTGCAGACCAACAAACACAATGCCTGCATCAACGAGTTTAAAGAAAGAGGGGGCAGGATGCATGCAGTCCAAAGGAATGAACAAAACAAGCTCAATAACTGA